In Thermothelomyces thermophilus ATCC 42464 chromosome 2, complete sequence, a single window of DNA contains:
- a CDS encoding C-8 sterol isomerase (orthologue of Saccharomyces cerevisiae ERG2p; orthologue of S. cerevisiae ERG2p), with translation MPSKSSSKKAANSSCCAGGMGGWLKFFAVLLGVLTPVWYLLEQNLERFYIFDLDQLQDVAARAVDTHGNDTRAMVKFIVDELAGQVSLTSFVNRDEEWVFNNAGGAMGAMYIIHASITEYLIIFGTAVGTEGHTGRHTADDYFHILSGTQLAYVPGEFEPEVYPPKSVHHLRRGDVKQYKMPESCFALEYARGWIPPMLFFGFADGLSSTLDLPTLWRTSWLTGKQMIGNLARGKF, from the exons ATGCCGTCCAAGTCGTCCTCGAAAAAGGCGGCCAACTCGTCCTGCTGCGCCGGCGGCATGGGCGGCTGGCTCAAGTTCTTCGCCGTCCTGCTCGGCGTGCTGACACCCGTCTGGTACTTGCTCGAGCAGAACCTGGAGCGCTTCTACATCTTCGACCTGGACCAGCTGCAGGACGTGGCCGCGCGCGCCGTCGACACGCACGGCAACGACACGCGCGCCATGGTCAAGTTCATTGTCGACGAGCTGGCCGGCCAGGTCAGCCTGACGAGCTTTGTGAACCGCGACGAGGAGTGGGTCTTCAACaacgccggcggcgccatGGGCGCCATGTACATCATCCATGCCA GCATCACCGAGTACCTCATCATCTTCGGCACGGCGGTCGGCACAGAAGGGCACACGGGCCGGCACACGGCCGACGACTACTTCCACATCCTGTCGGGCACCCAGCTGGCCTACGTGCCCGGCGAGTTCGAGCCCGAGGTGTACCCGCCCAAGTCGGTGCACCACCTGCGCCGCGGCGACGTCAAGCAGTACAAGATGCCCGAGAGCTGCTTCGCCCTCGAGTACGCCCGCGGCTGGATCCCCCCCATGCTCTTCTTCGGCTTCGCCGACGGCCTGTCCAGCACCCTCGACCTGCCCACCCTTTGGCGCACCTCGTGGCTCACGGGCAAGCAGATGATCGGGAACCTGGCAAGGGGcaagttctaa